The DNA segment AGGGTGGGCACCTGGCTACAGTCCACAACATACTGGGGCAATGAAGAAAGCTCTTTTCAGTGTGGAGAACTCTGAGAAGTCCAGAGCCCTGTGCCAGAGAGTCCTGGACACAGTCTTTGCTCACCCTCCACGGGAGACATGCCACCCATTCAGGGAGTATGAGGGGTAAGGAGGAGATGGCTTGAAATGGCTTTGTCTGGGACTCAGTACTGTCCAGGTGGGTTGGAGACTAGAGCCAGGTGGCGCTACCCgtgccccatcccaccccccatcccctcctcaccccaatcccctcaccccatccccaccccctgccatTCTCTCCACCTATTTCTTACTTCATCTGTGCTCTGCTCCTTGGCTCCCAGGGTTTGCATGATCAGCTTCAGAGAGCTCGTAGGCCCCGAGATATAGGATGCACCAGTGTCCACCACTGCCATGCAGCCCTCTGCACACAGCAAGGTGGCGGACCCCACAGATACCCTGCGGAGGCTACTGTTAGacgggcagacagacagacaaaaaggcaggcaggcagatgctGCCAGGCAACCCCCAGCCTGCATGTCTTTCCCAACTGAGGGTGATAGGAGGTCATACAAGTGGTCTTGTGGTTCATTGGAGGGAAGCTGAGGCACTGAGAGAAGGTGCTGGCTGTTCCTTGTCATCAACACATAGACTAGAGACTCCGCCTCCTCTCCCAGAGtcctctccttcccatcctcAAATCCCATCCTGGACAGAGCTGGCAGAGGGCAGACAGTGGCTGGGCCGGAAGGAATGGCGCCCCTCCCCCCTTTACCCCAATCCCAGTGACAAAACCAGTTTGGAGGGTTGGGAAGGTTATGATTGCTCACCCCTTCATTGTGATCTGCCAGGAGCCAGTCTTGCTGATGCTCACATAGTGAAAATTGCCTTGGTAATGCTGGGGGTCACTGCCCCCCAGCACCAATTCTCCCCCCAGCAGGTGGGAGCTCCTAAAGGAAAGGCCAGCAGAAGTTAGAGACACACAACCTTTGAAACCTGAGACTTCAGGGATGAGGGGAAGTTGAGTGAGgtgcagggtggggtggagggcttTGGGGTAGAGGCAGGATTTAGGGGGTGGATGGCAAGGCTGTAAGCTGTAATAGAGTGGTACACAGAACCCATTGTTTCTCTCCCTTGCTGGCCCCTCCCCAGGGGCAACAGAATGTATTTCTAAGGCTGTCTAGCTGCCTCCAGAAAACCGTCAAGTTCAAGGATACAGGATAGATGCAAATAAGTCATAAATCATGTCTTCCTCACTCGGGTGCAACAGATGTGTGGGGTAGACTCCAGACTCTAGAGTCTAGGGAGAAATCAGACATGTAAGGGAGCTGGGCCTGATGAGTGGGAGTCTGTGTGGGTGGTGGCCATGATTCCGGGACAAAGGTCCGGGGAGTATTGGAGTTCAGGGCCACATGGGGCTCCTGTCTCCTAAAGATTTCTGTTGAGGCTGAGAGAGACGTAGAGACGAGGCCTTCTTTGTGGGCCAAGTTCAGCAGCCCTCTTGTTTGGTAGGGGTAGAAGTAATTCTCACGCTTCAGGCAGCTGAGTCGCCAAAGAGTGAAATCACCCAGAGCCTGGTGGACATGCAGTACCTGGAGCCAGGCTCTCGTTCCCAGTCAAAGCTGATTGCCCTCACCTTCCTCTCCATGTTCATGATTCTGCCTCAGCCCAGGGCTGCCTTGGGCTGGTTTCCAAGGTACTTACATGTATGTGAAGGAGCTTCTCAGAACCCAcgatatacacatatgtgcacatgtgtgcatggggtAGGTGTGCACATGTTCTGTTCAAGGATCAGTTACTTATAGAAATGTCACTTCTTTCTAGCCCAAGAGGACCCCGGCTTACAGGCCTGCGTGCTGTCTATTGCCGGACTCTAATTCCTTCCATGGACCCTGTTTCCGAGCCCCATGTATCTTAAGTCTTCCCATCAGCTCTTCTTCCAGCACTGAGGCGTCCTCTAGCATTCAGAACACCCACCTCCCACTCCCTGCTTCTCTCTCAATCTTctcccacaccctgccccacaccctcTTCCCTGTTGAATTTCCCAAGGCAGCCCACATTTTGTGACCTATACTTTCTGACACCCACTACCACTCTTAACCACTGTTTATCTTGCCTCTACTCTTTGAAACACAGACTTTCCAGGACCCCTGACTGCAGGAGCCTCTGAGTGGTGTAATTCACTCAAAGCCTCCCTTCCAGAGTCACCGTCCGGAGACTTCTGCTTCCTCCAAGGTGGCTCTAGACCccacccctcccttccattctcatCACCCCTGGCCTCCGTTCTTACCCGTAATGATTTTACCTCCAGCTCAGACCCTCTTTCTGAACCCAGAAATTGGCAGCTGATCCCAGCCCTGCTGGGATGCTGCCCACAGCTTCCCCAAGGCTGGCTGAACTGCACAGAATCCTGGCCTAGAATTGAAAAGGATCTGGGGCTTTTGGTACCGGGTGCCTGGTGTGCCCAAGGCATTCAGTGTGCtgtttttcctgtctcctctacTGGACAGTAAGCTCTACGAGGCTGGAGGGTAGGGATTGTCTTGTTCACTGTGCACCCCTGGAGCCTCCCACAGCACATGGCGCCGAGCACTGACTGGATCAGTGAGAGAACAAATAAGCCAAGACATGAAGCTGGCTGTATCTCTGTGGCCAGTCCCTAAGGACTGGATGTTtgatttccattcattttaattGGCTAGTGTGTGGCTCTAGATAAGGATTGAGGACCACCTAACCAGGAACATGCAAATCCTGGCCTGGACTCTTGCAGTTTCTTCAgctctctgcccctccctgccTTAGCCTCGGGATCAAAGGCCCACCTGCTGTAGTAGACAGAAAAGACTTCCTCCTTCAGCACCCTCTGGGAGAGAATGTGGTCAAAGACCGGGGTGACCCCGCCGACAGCCTGAGCAGGAAAGCCCATGCCCAAAACCCCATCAAACTTGGCCAGCATGAAGGGTATCAGGGGCAGCTCGGTGACCTCTCCAAATGTCTGTGTCACAGTGATTCCACCCACCTGTGAGAGAAGAACCAGAGTGGGTAGAGGTCATTGTCCAACCCTGGCTGGGGtctgctctggcttccacaaCAGGGACCCCAGAGATACGCAGGTTCTGTACAGCAGTTAGGGTAAGACAATCCCAGCAAGCCTTGACATACTCTCTCAACACATCCAtgcttggaggccagagagaggggATTAACTAGTGCTGAGAAAGAGGTCCCACCAGGCAGATGATCTGCAACCCTCCCAGAGGCCCATTTTCATGCTAGCCCCACCAGCCCATGCTCAGAATTTCCCCATCATAACCAGGGCTTCCCTttgtgccccccctcccccatttcacAGGCACTGGGAGAGGAAGGGCTCACACTGATTCCTTCTGGGGCTCTATATATGTCTTTCTCTAGCTCAGGCACAGCAGGGCCGAGGGACTCCACAAGATAAAGAACTTAGATACTGGCCAAAAGGAAGCAACCCATGCCCCAGCACAAAACCCAGATTCCCCAATCTTAACAATACTCCAAGCCTGGTCTGAATTGGTAAGTCCAGGCTTGTCACAAGGTTGGAAACTGTGGAGTTTAGGCTTGCCCACATGGAAGTTCGATGCAAAGCCTTGTCAGGCAGTGCCAGCTCCTCTGCAACTCTGGTCTTCGTAGCTTCAGCTAGAAGTTGCCAAGGAGGTTGTTCTCAACTCCCCAAGGTAGGCTGGAGTACACCTGCCCTGCTCCACATGGGCCCCATGGGTGTAAGGAGGGCTGGTCCTACTTACAGTTACTATGTCCTGGCTGAGGAAGCCTTTGACCTTCCCTGATCCATAGTGGATGGTGAATTCGGTCCCGTTCTCCATGTAGCTGGAGGATTCCGAGGAGTCATAGAGACTATGAATCTCTAGCAGAACACAGGCTCAGATCAGCATTAAGAGTTATTGACCtaggcaggaggctcagaagtgGGCCAAGTGGTGGATGTGGCTAGTATGGCTGAAGACTTagctcaggggtgtgtgtgtgtgtgtgtgtgtgtgtgtgtgtgtgtgtgtgtgtgtgtgtgtggtggggttcCTGAGTCTccagcttggaaaaaaaaatgtacaccaGTCAAGGATGGTGTATCTTGGTTTTGTCTTATGTGCTTATGCTTCTGAGAcatttgtctcaaacaaagaattCTAAAGCCATTGCTAACATTGATATAATGCCAGAGAGGATTCTGGGTACAGAGTAAGTGCTTAGTGCGAGGGCATTGACTAAGGCTTTAGTTGGAAGAGCCTCAGGCCTTGGAACGGGTTTGCAACATTGTTCCTGATTGAATCCTAGGGACCCGGGAGATGGCCTTCTAGATGCCCAGGCACTTCCCTAAGCTGGCTTATTCACCTTGGTGGTCAATTCAGGAAGATGaaaaacatttcttcttcttttctaggATCAATGGCCTAGGGCTGAGGGAAAGCAGTTCACTGGAAAATGGGAAATCGAGTTAGGTGCAGCAGGAAGGGCTAGGGGAGAGGCATGGGGCTTGACTCTTACCACAGGCAGTATAGAGAGGGCTGCACTTGGTGGAGGGGACCCAGAGGTTGGCTGAACCCGTgtcaaagatgactttgaagggctggggtggggtgccAATGCCAATTTCGCCATAGTACTGGGTCTGCAGGGGTAGAGGGAAAGTGAGGCCCCAGGCTCAGGAGCCTTGGGTTTGGGAGCCTTGCCCGCTCCCCGTCTTGACTCTTGGCTTTCCATTTTGCTGAAGTGTGTGGGCTCTGCCTTATTCTCTGTTATCCTGGAATATAGGAGACTCACTGAGGCATGGAAGCCTAATGAAAGtggctgagaggcagaggcatgtagatctctgtgagttcgaagtcagcctagtttacacagtgagttccaggccagaccatgtctcaaaaacaaaacaaaccaagtgatggtggcaggcacttttaatcccagcactcaggatgcagagccaggcggatctctgtgagttcgaggccagcctggtctatagcactggatccaggacagacaccaaaactacacagagaaaccctgtctcaaaaaaccagaacaaaacaaaccaccaccaccaagaaagcCTCAGATTTTTCAGCTGTTAATAGGAATTCTATAGCGTACTCAGGTGCTCTTTGGCTCAGTCaagcatggtggaaagagaggggCCTGCTAGTCCtagagagaaagggaaatagcAGCTGAGCTAGGTACTCACATCCAAGTAGTTGGTGAGGACCACGGGGGAGGTGCCATTGCCAAAGGAGGACCTCTTGGTGAATTCACCCCATTCAGCACTGAGCTTGGTCATGTCCACGCCACGCTCCTTCAGGATTTCCCGGAcagagggcattttcttgagcAAGATCCTGCTCCAGggtagaagaaaaacagaagagccATGTAGttccccagcatccacagagcTCTTTGCTTTTGGTATATCTATCACTAACCCTCTTCCAGGTACCTAAGAATCACTTCTTGTGCCCTGGGGTTTCTACAGGAAAATATACAAGCCTCCACAAGTTCCTTATTTTGGTACTAAATAATTCCCAAATCCCTtctgttgtttcattttaattagataagggaattttttaaaactttattttatgtgcattggtgtgagggtgtcagattccctggaactggaattacagacagttgtgagctgccatgtgggtgctgggaattgaacccgggtcctctggaagagcagtcagtgctcttaactgctgggccatctctctagttcctagataaggatttttttttttgtctacccattcatcatcaccaccaccaccatcaccaccaccaccatcaccaccaccaccaccaccaccaccaccaccaccaccaccaccaccaccaccaccaccaccaccatcatcaccaccaccaccaccatcatcatcaccatgtGTTGAACACCTCACTGTGCCTCGTTCTGAATTGGGACATAAAGGTCATTACTGCCTCTTGACCTCTTCTCTGATTGACAGGGGAGGCAGTGCCGTGTAGGGCCTGTAGGTGGCAGCAGATGCCCACAGCAGGCTTCAGGGACTTGGGGGACCCCTGGGGTGTCACAGAACCGCTGAATCCAGCCAGATTGAGATAGGCCAGCGTCTATAGACTGCCTGTGTGCCTCACTTGGGGAATGATGTGTCTTTGGCCTGAATCCCACATCATTTTGCCTCACATCAGCCCTCCTCCAACCACCTTTGACTGGCAGAATTAAAAAGGTGTTCAAACAGCAACCCACGGAGCCGCTCCTGTCCACAGAGTAGCTGCCTGGCGCATGCCCTCATACAAACCACACGACAGTTGAGACATTGAAGGCTCATAGGGGTGAAGATGACTCAGAAATGCTAAACAGAGAGTCCATGCTCCGTCTGGCTGTCTTTCCTACCCAGGGCTGCCAGACCCAGACAGGCATGAAGACTGTTTTGCAGTCAGAGGAAGACACCTCGGGCCCTGGGCCAGGGAACTCTGGAAGAAGCCCACCTCAGTGGCAGTGTGCTTTCCCAGACACACAGAGGCCCTGTTTCCTCTCCACCATGAGTCCTGACCTTTCTTGCTGGGTCTctgtttccttcccctccttGCTTTGCCCATACTTCACACCTATCTGTGTGATCTCTAGCAGAAATGACTTACAGTCCTACCATAATTTACTCTTCACAAGTCTTTTCTCACTTACTTTATTGGATGCCAGCCATCCCATGAGATGAGATGGGTGCTTTTATTATTCCTGCTTTAtgtaggaagaaaggaaaatataccCAAACAAGCTCTATCCCCCACCATCTCCTGAAAAGGCCCAGGCTTTGCCACACTTTGTGGCCCTTCCCCTTTTAGAAAAACCTCTCTTCAGTGTGGGTTTTCTACACACAATTCCAGCACTCTttaggcagaggaaggtggatctctgtgaatttgagtccaATCTGGTCTATATGGCGAGTTCCAGACTCCatggtgaggccctgtctcaaaaagaaaaatcctcttCCATTCCTCTCCTAGATCTTTGGTCCTTCGAGGCATGACCAGAGCATGCCTGGATGCTCACCCTAAGGACGCCAGCCCAAGGGGCCATTTCCTCTGAGTGCTCCCAACCAGCCTAGCCTAAGGGGATAGAGCCACGTGGTGCTGAGGACATGCTGTGTGACTCTGATAATTCTCTAACCTTTCCAGCCTCTGGCACCTTGACGGTTGGGTCTTGCCCAGTCACTGCTCAGCTGCCTTCAGCTTGGAGGTTGGACACTGTGTGTATGTAAAGCAACGACTTGAGACCTTTCCAGGTGTCTTGTACAGTACTTTCCATGGAGCAGAGAGCACAGAGCCTGACTGCTTTCGCTGATTGCACTCTCTCTGTCACATGCTTTTGCTTTCTTACGCATTTatcctggggtggggtggtaggGAGCACacccctcttcccaccctcctgCCACAGCCGCTGCTCTCTGCAAACCTGGGAGCAAAGGACGGGGAAGCTTCGGAAACAGAGGCCAGGGGCCTCAGAACTTCCGTGAGGACATCCCTAGtatcctcatctgcaaaatgggcgGTGAGGGTTGGGGACTCTATTTAGGATGGAACAACCTATCAGATCCTTCCACCAGATAGACtcacaacttttctttttctgttttttttttttttttgtttgtttgtttgttttgttttgttttttttgagacaaggtttcactgtgtagccctggctgctctggaactcactctgtagatcaggctgacctcgaactcacagagatcctcctgcttctgcctcccgagtgctgggattaaaggcatgcatcaggACTTCCCCAGACCCCCCTCTCCATCCCCAGACTCTGACTGAACCTTCTCCTAGTCTTGCCTCTTCCCTGTTCCTGCCTTAAGAAACCTTGTtcccatgccaggcagtggtggcacacacctttaatcccagcactcagaggcagaggcggttggatctctgtgagttcaagaccagcccggtctacagagtgagttccaggacagccagagctgttacacagagaaatcctgtctctaaaacaacaacaaaaagaagcctAGCTCCTACAGGCCTGGAAATGCACTGAATGAACGTTTCATCTTCCCGGCATGGGGCTGCCAGGAACCTTTCCTTACTACACTCAGTGGTAACACATGCTATGGCCATGGCTtcttttttgtggggaggggtcgagacagggtttctctgtgtagttttggtgcctgtcctggatctcattttgtagaccaagctgacatCAAACttacggagatctgcctggctgtgtctcccaagtgctgggattaaaggcgtgcgccacca comes from the Onychomys torridus chromosome 11, mOncTor1.1, whole genome shotgun sequence genome and includes:
- the Ren gene encoding renin → MDGGRMPLCGLWLILWSSYAFSLPTDTAAFGRILLKKMPSVREILKERGVDMTKLSAEWGEFTKRSSFGNGTSPVVLTNYLDTQYYGEIGIGTPPQPFKVIFDTGSANLWVPSTKCSPLYTACEIHSLYDSSESSSYMENGTEFTIHYGSGKVKGFLSQDIVTVGGITVTQTFGEVTELPLIPFMLAKFDGVLGMGFPAQAVGGVTPVFDHILSQRVLKEEVFSVYYSRSSHLLGGELVLGGSDPQHYQGNFHYVSISKTGSWQITMKGVSVGSATLLCAEGCMAVVDTGASYISGPTSSLKLIMQTLGAKEQSTDEYVVDCSQVPTLPDISFHLGGRAYTLTSLDYVLQDPYRADDLCTLALHGLDIPPPTGPVWVLGASFIRKFYTEFDRHNNRIGFALAR